One Oncorhynchus kisutch isolate 150728-3 linkage group LG13, Okis_V2, whole genome shotgun sequence DNA window includes the following coding sequences:
- the LOC109902103 gene encoding uncharacterized protein LOC109902103 isoform X2, whose amino-acid sequence MSSRGKGEECLVCGGDLHGNQRRWLFGRQNKKDGQPQTPSDSLGRGSLSRSSQSSPWGSTMSLGSTVSLSSLSSPSKAMDLLSVLTHILGQSVPRGSGRGEFLCGKCVSVLERVFKFDSVISRVRVLSSERLQKLTQERDKVRQWVRSAYRQRCPQDFRMRSSTSEEDGEGMGNREGYIEMLKENMVLSEYECWSEKWDACPYFRRTGKRCTMGKNCEGCDSLRVSDSAYESVCGVPRRLPFQPFSPLALSRDKSQSMPLHWSRVPSLSSSPASLTGSTLSLRASSRTESIQSLDSLGCRDPFDFPGDLSLLVLRELKGIEGKPVSSPSGSKIPVLGKREGRYLGEVGETSSPEVTRVLNFGERENGGEEVDGETNDVLTELRDEFIPLHRESNTGRVHLAVRQLRGQLDQAMTRIKTLETELKHGTKTKPEANVSGPEDWLKFPQKDGGNLLLQSLGHSLLSRDRVIRECMCLIRKMCVEVGTGTDVADRLTQALTDNLKQTLSDNKLALEALLSEVSEREKRMESELEALKKAGRDREKDLSTLNAVLQCNQDIINELRVELVEKSRVQREVQKEREVWRQRDQALTAVLQEKESLLLCLKEALKSSQKDMQALSDSVISQGVSGGGAEGALASQLKEKESLVIAWLQDREEHSAAMCREFSKLTTALQDYQGIVQEQQQNHSQTVSSLSKQLNDTLNDLRESGKENKEAQRAWRSEMDDKEREERKLRESLEKRDKLIEQVLLDSEERDHLLKELQQNLLNKLEPMIAVKHTL is encoded by the exons ATGTCCTCCAGAGGCAAAGGTGAGGAGTGTCTGGTGTGTGGGGGTGACCTGCACGGCAACCAACGGCGATGGCTCTTTGGGCGTCAGAACAAGAAAGATGGTCAGCCTCAGACCCCATCAGACTCGCTGGGCAGGGGAAGTCTCTCCAGGTCTTCTCAAAGCAGCCCctggg GTAGCACCATGTCTCTTGGCTCCAcggtctctctctcgtccctttCCTCACCTTCTAAAGCAATGGACCTTCTCTCTGTGCTGACACACATACTAGGCCAGTCCGTACCACGGGGAAGTGGGCGGGGGGAGTTCTTGTGTGGCAAATGTGTTTCAGTTCTAGAGCGGGTTTTCAAGTTTGACTCTGTCATTTCCAGGGTGAGGGTCTTATCCTCTGAGAGGCTTCAGAAGTTGACCCAGGAGAGGGACAAGGTCAGGCAGTGGGTACGCAGCGCTTACCGCCAGCGATGCCCTCAGGATTTCCGGATGAGGAGCAGCACTAGtgaggaggatggggagggaaTGGGAAACCGAGAGGGTTACATTGAAATGTTGAAGGAGAACATGGTCCTGTCAGAGTATGAGTGTTGGTCTGAGAAATGGGACGCATGTCCATACTTCAGGAGAACGGGGAAACGATGCACAATGGGGAAAAATTGTGAGGGATGTGATTCTCTGAGGGTGTCCGACTCCGCCTATGAGTCGGTTTGTGGGGTTCCCCGCCGCCTACCCTTCCAACCCTTTTCCCCCTTGGCTCTATCGCGGGATAAGTCGCAGAGCATGCCTCTTCATTGGTCGAGAGTGCCGTCGCTAAGCTCTAGCCCAGCGTCATTGACTGGATCCACTCTCTCCTTACGAGCGTCCTCTCGCACTGAGTCCATCCAATCGCTGGACTCGCTGGGTTGCCGTGATCCATTTGATTTTCCAGGTGATTTGTCACTCCTGGTCCTCAGAGAGTTGAAAGGTATTGAAGGAAAGCCTGTCAGTTCACCTTCGGGGAGTAAGATTCCCGTTTTGGGTAAGAGGGAAGGGCGATATTTAGGAGAGGTAGGTGAGACATCCTCCCCTGAGGTAACAAGGGTGCTGAATTTTGGAGAGcgggagaatggaggagaggaagtggacgGAGAGACAAATGACGTTCTGACTGAATTGAGGGACGAGTTTATTCCACTACACAGAGAA agCAATACAGGTCGAGTGCACCTTGCAGTCAGACAGTTGAGAGGACAGCTTGATCAAGCCATGACACGCATCAAGACCCTAGAAACTGAGCTTAAACACGGGACCAAAACCAAACCAGAAGCTAATGTCAGTGGACCAGAGGATTGGCTTAAG TTTCCGCAGAAGGACGGGGGAAACTTGCTACTGCAGAGTTTGGGGCATTCGTtgctcagcagagacagagttaTCCGG GAGTGCATGTGTCTGATCAGGAAGATGTGCGTTGAGGTGGGGACAGGGACAGACGTGGCTGACAGACTAACACAGGCactcactgacaatctgaaacaAACTCTCTCCGACAATAAG CTAGCCCTGGAGGCTCTGCTCTCTGAGGTgagtgagagggagaagaggatggagagCGAGCTGGAGGCACTGAAGAAGGCTGGGAGAGACCGGGAGAAAGACCTCTCCACACTCAACGCTGTGCTCCAATGTAACCAGGACATCATCAAT GAACTGAGAGTGGAGCTGGTTGAGAAGTCGCGAGTGCAGCGGGAGGTGCAGAAGGAGAGGGAAGTGTGGAGACAGCGGGACCAGGCCCTCACAGCAGTCCTACAGGAGAAAGAGTCACTTCTCCTCTGCCTGAAGGAGGCACTAAAGAGCTCTCAGAAAGACATGCAG GCACTGTCGGACTCTGTGATTAGCCAAGGGGTGTCAGGAGGCGGGGCTGAGGGGGCTCTGGCCTCTCagctgaaggagaaggagagcctAGTGATAGCCTGgttacaggacagagaggagcacAGCGCCGCCATGTGCCGGGAGTTCTCCAAGCTCACCACCGCCCTGCAGGACTATCAGGGTATAGTGCAG GAGCAGCAGCAGAATCATAGTCAGACGGTGTCTTCGCTGTCAAAGCAACTCAACGACACACTCAACGACCTGAGGGAGAGCGGGAAGGAGAACAAGGAGGCACAGCGAGCCTGGCGGAGCGAAATGGatgacaaagagagggaggagaggaaattgAGGGAGAGCCTGGAGAAGAGAGACAAACTCATTGAG CAAGTTCTCCTGGATTCCGAAGAACGGGATCATCTACTCAAAGAACTTCAACAGAACCTGCTGAACAAACTTGAACCCATGATTGCTGTCAAACACACATTATGA
- the LOC109902103 gene encoding uncharacterized protein LOC109902103 isoform X1 encodes MSLPASDIIQNNIEDHYFLAPPCTMSSRGKGEECLVCGGDLHGNQRRWLFGRQNKKDGQPQTPSDSLGRGSLSRSSQSSPWGSTMSLGSTVSLSSLSSPSKAMDLLSVLTHILGQSVPRGSGRGEFLCGKCVSVLERVFKFDSVISRVRVLSSERLQKLTQERDKVRQWVRSAYRQRCPQDFRMRSSTSEEDGEGMGNREGYIEMLKENMVLSEYECWSEKWDACPYFRRTGKRCTMGKNCEGCDSLRVSDSAYESVCGVPRRLPFQPFSPLALSRDKSQSMPLHWSRVPSLSSSPASLTGSTLSLRASSRTESIQSLDSLGCRDPFDFPGDLSLLVLRELKGIEGKPVSSPSGSKIPVLGKREGRYLGEVGETSSPEVTRVLNFGERENGGEEVDGETNDVLTELRDEFIPLHRESNTGRVHLAVRQLRGQLDQAMTRIKTLETELKHGTKTKPEANVSGPEDWLKFPQKDGGNLLLQSLGHSLLSRDRVIRECMCLIRKMCVEVGTGTDVADRLTQALTDNLKQTLSDNKLALEALLSEVSEREKRMESELEALKKAGRDREKDLSTLNAVLQCNQDIINELRVELVEKSRVQREVQKEREVWRQRDQALTAVLQEKESLLLCLKEALKSSQKDMQALSDSVISQGVSGGGAEGALASQLKEKESLVIAWLQDREEHSAAMCREFSKLTTALQDYQGIVQEQQQNHSQTVSSLSKQLNDTLNDLRESGKENKEAQRAWRSEMDDKEREERKLRESLEKRDKLIEQVLLDSEERDHLLKELQQNLLNKLEPMIAVKHTL; translated from the exons ATGTCACTGCCAGCAAGTGATATTATACAGAAT AATATTGAAGATCATTATTTTCTAGCCCCTCCGTGTACTATGTCCTCCAGAGGCAAAGGTGAGGAGTGTCTGGTGTGTGGGGGTGACCTGCACGGCAACCAACGGCGATGGCTCTTTGGGCGTCAGAACAAGAAAGATGGTCAGCCTCAGACCCCATCAGACTCGCTGGGCAGGGGAAGTCTCTCCAGGTCTTCTCAAAGCAGCCCctggg GTAGCACCATGTCTCTTGGCTCCAcggtctctctctcgtccctttCCTCACCTTCTAAAGCAATGGACCTTCTCTCTGTGCTGACACACATACTAGGCCAGTCCGTACCACGGGGAAGTGGGCGGGGGGAGTTCTTGTGTGGCAAATGTGTTTCAGTTCTAGAGCGGGTTTTCAAGTTTGACTCTGTCATTTCCAGGGTGAGGGTCTTATCCTCTGAGAGGCTTCAGAAGTTGACCCAGGAGAGGGACAAGGTCAGGCAGTGGGTACGCAGCGCTTACCGCCAGCGATGCCCTCAGGATTTCCGGATGAGGAGCAGCACTAGtgaggaggatggggagggaaTGGGAAACCGAGAGGGTTACATTGAAATGTTGAAGGAGAACATGGTCCTGTCAGAGTATGAGTGTTGGTCTGAGAAATGGGACGCATGTCCATACTTCAGGAGAACGGGGAAACGATGCACAATGGGGAAAAATTGTGAGGGATGTGATTCTCTGAGGGTGTCCGACTCCGCCTATGAGTCGGTTTGTGGGGTTCCCCGCCGCCTACCCTTCCAACCCTTTTCCCCCTTGGCTCTATCGCGGGATAAGTCGCAGAGCATGCCTCTTCATTGGTCGAGAGTGCCGTCGCTAAGCTCTAGCCCAGCGTCATTGACTGGATCCACTCTCTCCTTACGAGCGTCCTCTCGCACTGAGTCCATCCAATCGCTGGACTCGCTGGGTTGCCGTGATCCATTTGATTTTCCAGGTGATTTGTCACTCCTGGTCCTCAGAGAGTTGAAAGGTATTGAAGGAAAGCCTGTCAGTTCACCTTCGGGGAGTAAGATTCCCGTTTTGGGTAAGAGGGAAGGGCGATATTTAGGAGAGGTAGGTGAGACATCCTCCCCTGAGGTAACAAGGGTGCTGAATTTTGGAGAGcgggagaatggaggagaggaagtggacgGAGAGACAAATGACGTTCTGACTGAATTGAGGGACGAGTTTATTCCACTACACAGAGAA agCAATACAGGTCGAGTGCACCTTGCAGTCAGACAGTTGAGAGGACAGCTTGATCAAGCCATGACACGCATCAAGACCCTAGAAACTGAGCTTAAACACGGGACCAAAACCAAACCAGAAGCTAATGTCAGTGGACCAGAGGATTGGCTTAAG TTTCCGCAGAAGGACGGGGGAAACTTGCTACTGCAGAGTTTGGGGCATTCGTtgctcagcagagacagagttaTCCGG GAGTGCATGTGTCTGATCAGGAAGATGTGCGTTGAGGTGGGGACAGGGACAGACGTGGCTGACAGACTAACACAGGCactcactgacaatctgaaacaAACTCTCTCCGACAATAAG CTAGCCCTGGAGGCTCTGCTCTCTGAGGTgagtgagagggagaagaggatggagagCGAGCTGGAGGCACTGAAGAAGGCTGGGAGAGACCGGGAGAAAGACCTCTCCACACTCAACGCTGTGCTCCAATGTAACCAGGACATCATCAAT GAACTGAGAGTGGAGCTGGTTGAGAAGTCGCGAGTGCAGCGGGAGGTGCAGAAGGAGAGGGAAGTGTGGAGACAGCGGGACCAGGCCCTCACAGCAGTCCTACAGGAGAAAGAGTCACTTCTCCTCTGCCTGAAGGAGGCACTAAAGAGCTCTCAGAAAGACATGCAG GCACTGTCGGACTCTGTGATTAGCCAAGGGGTGTCAGGAGGCGGGGCTGAGGGGGCTCTGGCCTCTCagctgaaggagaaggagagcctAGTGATAGCCTGgttacaggacagagaggagcacAGCGCCGCCATGTGCCGGGAGTTCTCCAAGCTCACCACCGCCCTGCAGGACTATCAGGGTATAGTGCAG GAGCAGCAGCAGAATCATAGTCAGACGGTGTCTTCGCTGTCAAAGCAACTCAACGACACACTCAACGACCTGAGGGAGAGCGGGAAGGAGAACAAGGAGGCACAGCGAGCCTGGCGGAGCGAAATGGatgacaaagagagggaggagaggaaattgAGGGAGAGCCTGGAGAAGAGAGACAAACTCATTGAG CAAGTTCTCCTGGATTCCGAAGAACGGGATCATCTACTCAAAGAACTTCAACAGAACCTGCTGAACAAACTTGAACCCATGATTGCTGTCAAACACACATTATGA
- the LOC109902103 gene encoding uncharacterized protein LOC109902103 isoform X3 — MSLGSTVSLSSLSSPSKAMDLLSVLTHILGQSVPRGSGRGEFLCGKCVSVLERVFKFDSVISRVRVLSSERLQKLTQERDKVRQWVRSAYRQRCPQDFRMRSSTSEEDGEGMGNREGYIEMLKENMVLSEYECWSEKWDACPYFRRTGKRCTMGKNCEGCDSLRVSDSAYESVCGVPRRLPFQPFSPLALSRDKSQSMPLHWSRVPSLSSSPASLTGSTLSLRASSRTESIQSLDSLGCRDPFDFPGDLSLLVLRELKGIEGKPVSSPSGSKIPVLGKREGRYLGEVGETSSPEVTRVLNFGERENGGEEVDGETNDVLTELRDEFIPLHRESNTGRVHLAVRQLRGQLDQAMTRIKTLETELKHGTKTKPEANVSGPEDWLKFPQKDGGNLLLQSLGHSLLSRDRVIRECMCLIRKMCVEVGTGTDVADRLTQALTDNLKQTLSDNKLALEALLSEVSEREKRMESELEALKKAGRDREKDLSTLNAVLQCNQDIINELRVELVEKSRVQREVQKEREVWRQRDQALTAVLQEKESLLLCLKEALKSSQKDMQALSDSVISQGVSGGGAEGALASQLKEKESLVIAWLQDREEHSAAMCREFSKLTTALQDYQGIVQEQQQNHSQTVSSLSKQLNDTLNDLRESGKENKEAQRAWRSEMDDKEREERKLRESLEKRDKLIEQVLLDSEERDHLLKELQQNLLNKLEPMIAVKHTL, encoded by the exons ATGTCTCTTGGCTCCAcggtctctctctcgtccctttCCTCACCTTCTAAAGCAATGGACCTTCTCTCTGTGCTGACACACATACTAGGCCAGTCCGTACCACGGGGAAGTGGGCGGGGGGAGTTCTTGTGTGGCAAATGTGTTTCAGTTCTAGAGCGGGTTTTCAAGTTTGACTCTGTCATTTCCAGGGTGAGGGTCTTATCCTCTGAGAGGCTTCAGAAGTTGACCCAGGAGAGGGACAAGGTCAGGCAGTGGGTACGCAGCGCTTACCGCCAGCGATGCCCTCAGGATTTCCGGATGAGGAGCAGCACTAGtgaggaggatggggagggaaTGGGAAACCGAGAGGGTTACATTGAAATGTTGAAGGAGAACATGGTCCTGTCAGAGTATGAGTGTTGGTCTGAGAAATGGGACGCATGTCCATACTTCAGGAGAACGGGGAAACGATGCACAATGGGGAAAAATTGTGAGGGATGTGATTCTCTGAGGGTGTCCGACTCCGCCTATGAGTCGGTTTGTGGGGTTCCCCGCCGCCTACCCTTCCAACCCTTTTCCCCCTTGGCTCTATCGCGGGATAAGTCGCAGAGCATGCCTCTTCATTGGTCGAGAGTGCCGTCGCTAAGCTCTAGCCCAGCGTCATTGACTGGATCCACTCTCTCCTTACGAGCGTCCTCTCGCACTGAGTCCATCCAATCGCTGGACTCGCTGGGTTGCCGTGATCCATTTGATTTTCCAGGTGATTTGTCACTCCTGGTCCTCAGAGAGTTGAAAGGTATTGAAGGAAAGCCTGTCAGTTCACCTTCGGGGAGTAAGATTCCCGTTTTGGGTAAGAGGGAAGGGCGATATTTAGGAGAGGTAGGTGAGACATCCTCCCCTGAGGTAACAAGGGTGCTGAATTTTGGAGAGcgggagaatggaggagaggaagtggacgGAGAGACAAATGACGTTCTGACTGAATTGAGGGACGAGTTTATTCCACTACACAGAGAA agCAATACAGGTCGAGTGCACCTTGCAGTCAGACAGTTGAGAGGACAGCTTGATCAAGCCATGACACGCATCAAGACCCTAGAAACTGAGCTTAAACACGGGACCAAAACCAAACCAGAAGCTAATGTCAGTGGACCAGAGGATTGGCTTAAG TTTCCGCAGAAGGACGGGGGAAACTTGCTACTGCAGAGTTTGGGGCATTCGTtgctcagcagagacagagttaTCCGG GAGTGCATGTGTCTGATCAGGAAGATGTGCGTTGAGGTGGGGACAGGGACAGACGTGGCTGACAGACTAACACAGGCactcactgacaatctgaaacaAACTCTCTCCGACAATAAG CTAGCCCTGGAGGCTCTGCTCTCTGAGGTgagtgagagggagaagaggatggagagCGAGCTGGAGGCACTGAAGAAGGCTGGGAGAGACCGGGAGAAAGACCTCTCCACACTCAACGCTGTGCTCCAATGTAACCAGGACATCATCAAT GAACTGAGAGTGGAGCTGGTTGAGAAGTCGCGAGTGCAGCGGGAGGTGCAGAAGGAGAGGGAAGTGTGGAGACAGCGGGACCAGGCCCTCACAGCAGTCCTACAGGAGAAAGAGTCACTTCTCCTCTGCCTGAAGGAGGCACTAAAGAGCTCTCAGAAAGACATGCAG GCACTGTCGGACTCTGTGATTAGCCAAGGGGTGTCAGGAGGCGGGGCTGAGGGGGCTCTGGCCTCTCagctgaaggagaaggagagcctAGTGATAGCCTGgttacaggacagagaggagcacAGCGCCGCCATGTGCCGGGAGTTCTCCAAGCTCACCACCGCCCTGCAGGACTATCAGGGTATAGTGCAG GAGCAGCAGCAGAATCATAGTCAGACGGTGTCTTCGCTGTCAAAGCAACTCAACGACACACTCAACGACCTGAGGGAGAGCGGGAAGGAGAACAAGGAGGCACAGCGAGCCTGGCGGAGCGAAATGGatgacaaagagagggaggagaggaaattgAGGGAGAGCCTGGAGAAGAGAGACAAACTCATTGAG CAAGTTCTCCTGGATTCCGAAGAACGGGATCATCTACTCAAAGAACTTCAACAGAACCTGCTGAACAAACTTGAACCCATGATTGCTGTCAAACACACATTATGA